DNA sequence from the Oryza brachyantha chromosome 5, ObraRS2, whole genome shotgun sequence genome:
ACCTTTCTCTTTTGCAAAACTACAAGATTGCCATTCTATTGGGGAACTCTTGGTAACGTCCGGTGGCATTGCCGTAaataatatgatgtttgaGGTTGATTTGGGCTTCATCCGCTCTACAAATATTCCTTCGCCGTGGAAAGCAAGCAGTGTGGAGCTACCGCCTCTCTctccggcgaggcgagcggcgatgggtcgcctccgccgccgcgacggggTCGGTCTCGGTCTCGGTCTCGGTATCCTCCTCCATGGGGCTGTGGCCCTCGCGTCGCTGCTCCTCGTCGCCTCCGGCGAAGTCTTCTTCGAGGAGCGGTTCGACGGTACCATTCCGTTCCTGTTTGTTCGAGCTCAGTTTCGTTtttgtttaggttttttttttaacgaagATAATTTAGGTTTCGTTTTAGCTATTGAATTGAAGCCTTCAGTTTGATTTCGAACACCTACTGCCTCCCTGGCTGCTTGGTATTACTAGCATTTATGTTCAAATCGAATTGATAGGACTGCAACTCCATCTCCACCTGTACTTACAACTTTGAATACTTTTTTGATGCTTCTGTCATGGTACTTTTCGCAGCTTTTCATGCTGAGCATGGAATTAGCGCCTCCCATGAAGCCATTCTTTCTTGCTTCAATTGATAAACTCAGAAAAGTTCTTTGCTTGTCAGAGGAAattgtgttgattgaatgattGTGGATAGCTTTAAGGGAGTTTGAGCTAACCTCCAGTGCTTGTAATGTTAAGTGTTAACTGCACCTTTCTTAATGTTAGTTGGAGTGTGAGAGCATTGAAGCACTCCTCGCTAGGTAAGATAGAGATTTATGGTGTGAGCTAAGTCAGTTAGCTGCAATCATGGTGCTCTGACCTGTGATGTTCTGTGTCGCCTATGATCTTTTAGTAACGATGTCATTTTGATGATTTTGTTGTTCTTCaatattttcatgtttagATGATTGGGGGAGCCGGTGGGTGAAATCTGACTGGAAAAAGAGTGAAGGGAAAGCCGGAACATTCAAACATACGGCAGGGAGCTATTCTGGAGATCCTGATGACAGAGGTGAGAAGTCTGATTTTGTTCTGTTTTCAATAATAATGAACATGCTCCATTTGTAAAATCATTGCAATCAACAAACTTGTATTTTGAAGCCTTATTCATGCTATGGATTATGCCATGATTTGTCTTGTGCATCATGTGGTAATCTGTGTTTCAACCATCTTAGGTATACAAACCACCATGGATGCTAAGCATTTTGCTATATCGGCCAAGTTCCCAGAATTCAGTAACAAGAACCGGACATTGGTGGTTCAGTATTCAATAAAGATTGAGCAGGATATTGAATGTGGTGGTGCTTATATCAAGCTTATGTCTGGTTATGTCAATCAGAAGAAATTTGGCGGTGATACTCCTTATAGGTAAAATTGGTTCCCGGTTTGTGGTCTCCAAAGAGCTAACGATGCTATTTTGGAATTTTCTCTACAAGTTGactttaaaagttttaccaaGGGCCGAAAAAAGAATCTGTACGTGCATAAGATAGAGCTTCAATGCAATTTATTGGGAATATAGCAGAATGTTATGGCTTAATAGCTAAGCTAGTTTGGGTTACCAAAAACCCATCCTTACAATAAAAATGCGGACTACTAACCAGCCAAATTTGGTTGGTGGATATGTAATGCATCAATTACTTATTATCCTGTTCTCATTGGCTTATTATGTTCCTCGCTGAACTGATATTGTGGTTTCATTCTGTCTAATCCTTTTCTGAGCTGCATCTGCTAACTTCATGATGTTTACTCTTGCAGCTTCATGTTCGGGCCTGATATATGTGGCGATCAGACAAAGAAACTCCATCTTATTCTGTCATACCAAGGACAAAACTACCCTATAAAGAAAGATCTGAAATGTGAAACTGACAAGTTAACACATTTTTACACATTTATCCTTAGGCCAGATGCCTCTTATAGCCTACTTATTGATAATCGGGAGAGAGAATTTGGGAGTATGTACACTGACTGGGACATCCTCCCTCCTCGCAAGATCAAAGAAGCTAATGCAAAAAAGGTCTGGGCTTTGCACTGCATAATTCAGAAAAATGCTATCCTGAGAAATTTCAACAAAAGCTTCTCTTATAATTGTCTTTTCTTGCAGCCAAAAGACTGGGATGACAGGGAATATATTGAAGATCCTGATGAATTTAAACCAGAGGTCTGCAATTTCATATTTCCTGGTGTACATTGATAATATAAACCAAGCCTGTCGAGTAATCTTTCACCTGCATTTTCCAGGGCTACAACTCTATTCCAAAAGAGATTCCTGATCCAAAGGACAAAAAGGTCTGTACTTAGAATTATCCTACAAATTCAGCTTCTAATATTCAAGAATTTCATTGACATATTAATTCATTGAAATACattaattaacattatttatatGGAACCATATGTTCTTTATATTATGAGAAGAACCAAGTGTAGACAAAGGTTCCATCTTACCTATTCAAGCTTTATATGTGAGGAACGTCCTCACATATTCACATTTCCTATCTTCTATTAGCAACATTGAATCCACTATGACTTCAATGGCTCTATGATGTGTAATAAAAATAGCACAGGATGTCatgtaatttctttttttttatattaaatcaGCCTGAGTCAtgggatgacgacgacgacggtgtaTGGAAACCTAGAATGATACCGAACCCAGAGTACAGGGGACGATGGAAACGCAAGGTCTGTTTTATTTACTGATTAGCTTCCGGTTGCCACATTTGGTAGTATTTTTCCTCACATGCTTCTGTGTACAGAAAATTAAGAACCCTAACTACAAGGGAAAATGGAAGGTCCCATGGATTGATAACCCAGGTTAGATATAATGGTCATTTCTGTCAACACTATGTTAATGTTTTTCAATATTCTTGTGTACCTTGCCTAATACTGTTTGTAGCAGGTAgtttaatctatatttgataacATTAGTTTTCATTTCTCACTGCATATCTAACTTTGAGCTGGACCTCACTTGCTAACCAATGTTGAAGTGAAAATAAAGTGATTTATATGCATCTTTCACAGAATTTGAGGATGACCCAGACCTATATGTGCTGAAACCTTTGCAGTATGTGGGAATTGAAGTTTGGCAGGTATGACAGTTCTTGGCTAAAGATGTTTTTTCTGTTGTAACGGTGCTACTGACTGTCTTGAATTGCACAAGTCCTTTAGGAAAAAATATGTGAATGCCATATATGCTATCTAAGCTAACTACTACTATGACATGCAGGTGAAAGCTGGTTCAGTTTTTGATAACATTTTGATTTGTGACGATCCAGAATATGCAAGAAATGTTGTGGATGAAATTAGGGCTGCAAATAAAGAGGTGGACAACAGAGAACACATATTTGTAGTTTATCCATGCATTAATTTCATGTCATGGAAACACTCATCTTAGTCTTTTTCTATGCTGTAGGCTGAAAAGGAGGCATTTGAGGAGGCTGAAAAGCGGAGAAAGGCTAGAGAAGAGGAGGTTAGTGGAAGCTTGATTGCTTTTAATTGACTGGCTACTCTTTGTTCTGTTCATTATTCTGAAGATATGGGACTTGGGACTCGGCAATTCCAGTTCATAGGGAAGCTAACAGGTGCTTCTTTTCTGCAGGAGGCTCGGCGTGCacgagaggaaggagagaaacgaagaagagaaagagaccGGAGCCGTGGCAGGGATCGTTACAGGGATAAATATAgggtacatttttttttctctctgctCTCATGTTAAATACTTTCTTCCTTCTACAATGCAGTTGAACTTTTTAATCCTTTCAGAGAATTGCCTATAATATATCAAATTCGagtataataatatatcaatCAAAGTTTTGGCTTGTATCTGCTTGCCTTAGgataaaaacatgaaaataaatagcTGTACTAAAAAGAGGATCAGGTAAAAGATTGCTGTACCtcgcaagaaaaaaaaatagagatgcTGTCAGCAAAATATTTAAGCATTTTACTACGAATACATGTAGAGGTAGTGTTTGCTAACAGCTAACTGTCATATATGCATACTGTTTCCTAAAGCTTATGCATAGCCTAGTACCAGTAATATGTGACCGGTTGATAGCCATTAGAATTTAGAACTGACGTCTTTATGTCTCTACATTTGCAGGGTCATCGTAGGTACGACTACCATGTAAGTTACAAACCGTCTTCACTTGCTAGCATCTCTAGAACTGCCaatgaaaaaggagaaaacgTTGTGACATTTTGAATCTCTTGTGTTTCATGTTCAGGACGAGCTATGAGGTCTCCAAACTATTCCATTCTCTCAAGAAACCGCAAGAAGTTACGGGTGGTTATATAATTTCATCATCAGTCCAATCGATGACTACTAATAAAATAGAACAGATCATGTCGATGCGAGAAGAAAGCACACGAGAACACGAATTGAAGCTGTGAAAGCTACAACATCCATTTTTGGCCAGTAGCAATCgaaagaaaaatgtatttctccctctcccagTAATATAAATCTTGTTAGTGGCTTAAGCCGGAGACTCTAGGATGTGAAATGTAAATTATACTTTCGTTACACTtcggttatatatatatatatatatatatatatatatatatatatatatatatatatatatatatatatatatatatatatatatata
Encoded proteins:
- the LOC102721552 gene encoding calreticulin-3-like, translating into MGRLRRRDGVGLGLGLGILLHGAVALASLLLVASGEVFFEERFDDDWGSRWVKSDWKKSEGKAGTFKHTAGSYSGDPDDRGIQTTMDAKHFAISAKFPEFSNKNRTLVVQYSIKIEQDIECGGAYIKLMSGYVNQKKFGGDTPYSFMFGPDICGDQTKKLHLILSYQGQNYPIKKDLKCETDKLTHFYTFILRPDASYSLLIDNREREFGSMYTDWDILPPRKIKEANAKKPKDWDDREYIEDPDEFKPEGYNSIPKEIPDPKDKKPESWDDDDDGVWKPRMIPNPEYRGRWKRKKIKNPNYKGKWKVPWIDNPEFEDDPDLYVLKPLQYVGIEVWQVKAGSVFDNILICDDPEYARNVVDEIRAANKEAEKEAFEEAEKRRKAREEEEARRAREEGEKRRRERDRSRGRDRYRDKYRGHRRYDYHDEL